TGTTAAACTGCATCACCATGTCGTTGTAGAACTGGCGCGCAAAGCCGAGCTGATTCTCGGTCGTGGTCAGCTCCTCTTGCAGTTGCAGCACGTTTTGGTTGGCCTTGAGCTCGGGATAGTTCTCGATCACCGCCAGTAAGCGGCCGAGCGACTGGCTGAGCTGGCTCTCGGCCGCGGCGTGCTCCGCCACCGTGTTCGCCGCCACCGCTTTCGCCCGCGCGCTGATTACTCGTTCGAGAGTTTCGCGCTCGAATTGCATCGCGCCCTTGACGGTTTCCACCAGGTTGGGAATCAGATCGTGGCGGCGCTTGAGCTGGACGTCGATCTGCTTCCAGCCGTTCTGTACCCGGTTACGCAGCGTGACCAAACGGTTGTAGGCCAGCACCACCGAGCCGGCGGCCACGAGGACAAGGAGCAAGAAAATAGTCGATAGGGTCATAACTCCCTCACCGGCCGCGGCGCAGCGCCGCTCGGCCTGGAAAGCATGCTCGCCGGCCGAGCATCTCCTCGATGCGCAGCAACTGGTTGTACTTCGCGGTGCGCTCGCTGCGGCAGGCGCTACCGGTCTTGATCTGGCCCGCATTCACCGCCACGGCGAGATCGGCGATGGTGGTATCCTCGGTCTCCCCGGAGCGGTGGGAGATCACCGTCGTGTAGCCCGCAGCCTTGGCCATGTGAATGGTTTCCAGCGTCTCGGTCAGGGTACCAATCTGGTTGAGCTTGATCAGGATCGAGTTGGCGACACCGCTATCGATGCCGCGGCGCAAGCGCGCCGCGTTGGTGACGAACAGGTCGTCGCCGACCAA
This is a stretch of genomic DNA from Deltaproteobacteria bacterium. It encodes these proteins:
- a CDS encoding LemA family protein, whose protein sequence is MTLSTIFLLLVLVAAGSVVLAYNRLVTLRNRVQNGWKQIDVQLKRRHDLIPNLVETVKGAMQFERETLERVISARAKAVAANTVAEHAAAESQLSQSLGRLLAVIENYPELKANQNVLQLQEELTTTENQLGFARQFYNDMVMQFNTSQEVFPSNMVAGFFGFQRAEFFSGEEADRVVPRVDLSLKS